One segment of Pseudomonadota bacterium DNA contains the following:
- a CDS encoding DUF2312 domain-containing protein: MSDAPAQEVTETRQKETAKDVGGIAADRLRSFVDRIERLEEERKVLGADIKEVYSEAKGHGFDTKILRKVIQLRKKDQDERQEEETLLDLYKQALGMI; this comes from the coding sequence ATGAGCGACGCGCCAGCCCAAGAGGTGACCGAGACCCGCCAGAAGGAAACCGCCAAGGATGTGGGCGGCATCGCCGCCGACCGGCTCAGGAGCTTCGTCGACCGGATCGAACGGCTGGAAGAGGAGCGGAAGGTCCTCGGCGCCGACATCAAGGAGGTCTATTCCGAAGCCAAGGGTCACGGCTTCGACACCAAGATCCTGCGCAAGGTGATCCAGCTCAGGAAGAAAGACCAGGACGAGCGCCAGGAGGAGGAAACCCTCCTCGACCTCTACAAGCAGGCGCTCGGCATGATTTAG
- a CDS encoding pyruvate decarboxylase: MPTVGQFIVDSLDANGVDRIFCVPGESYLGLLDALYGRSDIDTVSCRHEAGAGFMALADARLTHRPGVLAVSRGPGASNAAIAVHTAEQDGVPLILIVGQVATSDVRRDSFQEIDYAQMYGRIAKWTAEVTDPRRIPETMLRAFQAATTGRPGPVVVALPEDVLTATLDTGSVMPQAPIRAAPDPADTATLREWLAHALSPLVISGGGLDRPGGRDALRVFLEAWSLPTVVSFRRQDLFPNRHRLYAGDMGLANPEAQMAVLREADLILVLGARLGDITTQGYSFPRLIRPEMRLVHVHAEPALIGTQFAADLAIACDPLALIQALGLPAAPPPTGREAWIGRLEAERIRIATPRKLAAEDGVPFEDVVAAVARSLPADAIVTVDAGTFGAPVYRLIPFAPPQRLLAPISGAMGFGVPAAVAASLRHPERPVICFVGDGGFLMTGNELTVAIERRLPLKVILSENGLYASIRIHQERHFAGRAVATSFTNPDFELMGRAFGFEVSRIRRPTDLEHLAALLAAPGPQFIVVETSIAAILPKPALNTAKRAAD, from the coding sequence ATGCCCACCGTCGGCCAATTCATCGTCGACAGCCTCGACGCCAATGGCGTCGACCGGATCTTCTGCGTTCCGGGCGAGAGCTATCTCGGGCTCTTGGATGCGCTCTACGGACGCAGCGACATCGACACGGTTTCCTGCCGCCATGAGGCGGGTGCGGGCTTCATGGCGCTCGCCGATGCCCGGCTGACCCACCGCCCGGGCGTGCTTGCCGTCAGCCGCGGCCCCGGCGCCAGCAATGCCGCCATCGCGGTTCATACGGCCGAGCAAGACGGCGTGCCCCTCATTCTCATCGTGGGCCAGGTCGCCACCAGCGACGTCCGGCGCGATTCCTTCCAGGAGATCGACTACGCGCAGATGTATGGGCGGATCGCGAAATGGACCGCCGAGGTGACCGATCCGAGGCGGATTCCCGAGACCATGCTGAGGGCGTTCCAGGCGGCGACGACGGGACGGCCGGGTCCGGTGGTGGTGGCGTTGCCCGAGGACGTGCTGACCGCCACGCTCGACACGGGGTCCGTCATGCCCCAGGCGCCGATCCGCGCCGCGCCCGATCCGGCCGATACGGCGACGCTGAGGGAGTGGCTCGCCCACGCCCTCAGCCCGCTCGTCATCAGCGGCGGCGGCCTCGACCGGCCGGGCGGACGGGACGCGCTCAGGGTCTTCCTCGAAGCCTGGTCGCTGCCGACGGTGGTGTCGTTCCGCCGGCAGGATCTCTTTCCGAACCGGCACCGTCTCTATGCCGGCGACATGGGCCTCGCCAATCCAGAAGCGCAGATGGCGGTGTTGCGCGAGGCGGATCTCATCCTGGTGCTGGGCGCCCGGCTCGGCGACATCACCACCCAGGGCTACAGCTTCCCCAGGCTCATCCGGCCGGAGATGCGGCTGGTGCACGTGCACGCCGAGCCCGCTCTGATCGGCACGCAGTTTGCCGCCGACCTTGCCATCGCCTGCGATCCCTTGGCGCTCATCCAAGCGCTGGGGCTGCCCGCCGCCCCGCCGCCGACTGGCCGCGAGGCTTGGATCGGGCGGCTCGAGGCCGAGCGCATCAGGATCGCCACGCCGCGGAAGCTTGCAGCCGAGGACGGCGTCCCCTTCGAAGACGTGGTCGCCGCCGTCGCCCGGAGCTTGCCGGCGGATGCCATCGTCACCGTCGATGCCGGCACCTTCGGGGCGCCGGTCTATCGGCTCATCCCCTTCGCCCCGCCGCAGCGCCTGTTGGCGCCGATCTCCGGCGCCATGGGCTTCGGCGTGCCGGCGGCGGTTGCCGCGTCGCTCCGCCATCCCGAGCGCCCGGTCATCTGCTTCGTCGGCGATGGCGGCTTCCTCATGACCGGAAACGAGCTCACCGTGGCCATCGAGCGGCGGCTTCCCCTCAAGGTGATCCTGTCGGAGAATGGTCTCTATGCTTCCATCCGCATCCACCAGGAGCGGCATTTTGCCGGCCGCGCCGTCGCCACCAGCTTCACCAATCCCGACTTCGAGCTGATGGGCCGCGCCTTCGGATTCGAGGTGAGCCGCATCCGCAGACCCACCGATCTCGAGCACCTCGCCGCGCTGTTGGCCGCACCCGGCCCGCAATTCATCGTGGTCGAGACCAGCATCGCCGCGATCCTGCCGAAGCCGGCGCTCAACACCGCCAAGCGGGCGGCCGACTAG
- a CDS encoding acyl-CoA/acyl-ACP dehydrogenase yields the protein MDRDAEAARGESHSEIRAAIRQLCGTFPGEYWRNLDRENAYPAAFVAALTDAGYLAALIPEEYGGSGLKLSAAAAILEEVQRAGCNGAAAHAQMYIMGALLRHGSPAQKQKYLPPIARGALRLQAFGVTEPDSGTDTSSIKTFARREGDHYLINGQKLWTSRAEHSDLMLLLARTAPKDEGVKRTDGLSVFIVDMRESAGKGLTIRPIRTMMNHATTEVFFDEVRVPAENLVGEEGKGFRYILSGMNAERVLIAAECIGDAKWFIAKATSYAKERVVFERPIGQNQGIQFPIARAYAEMRGAELMVREAAALFEAGKECGAEANMAKLLAADASWAAAEACLQTHGGFGFAEEYDIERKFRETRLYQVAPISTNLILSYLAEHVLGLPRSY from the coding sequence ATGGACCGAGACGCCGAAGCCGCAAGGGGCGAGAGCCACAGCGAGATCAGGGCCGCGATCCGCCAGCTCTGCGGTACCTTTCCCGGGGAGTATTGGCGGAACCTCGACCGCGAGAACGCTTATCCCGCCGCCTTCGTTGCGGCCTTGACCGATGCCGGCTACCTCGCGGCCTTGATCCCGGAAGAGTATGGCGGCTCCGGCCTCAAGCTCTCGGCGGCGGCCGCGATCCTGGAAGAGGTGCAGCGCGCCGGCTGCAATGGTGCTGCAGCCCACGCGCAGATGTACATCATGGGTGCCTTGCTGCGGCACGGCAGCCCCGCGCAAAAACAGAAATACCTGCCGCCGATCGCCCGGGGCGCGCTCAGGCTGCAGGCCTTCGGCGTAACCGAGCCCGACAGCGGCACCGATACCAGCTCGATCAAGACCTTCGCCCGGCGCGAGGGCGATCACTACCTGATCAACGGCCAGAAGCTCTGGACCTCGCGGGCGGAGCACTCCGATCTCATGCTGCTGCTGGCGCGCACCGCGCCCAAGGACGAGGGCGTGAAACGCACCGACGGGCTGTCGGTGTTCATCGTCGATATGCGCGAGTCCGCCGGCAAGGGCCTCACCATTCGCCCGATCCGCACCATGATGAATCACGCCACCACGGAAGTGTTCTTCGACGAGGTCAGGGTTCCGGCGGAGAATCTCGTGGGCGAGGAAGGCAAGGGCTTTCGCTACATCCTGTCGGGCATGAATGCCGAGCGGGTGCTGATCGCCGCCGAGTGCATCGGCGATGCCAAGTGGTTCATCGCCAAGGCGACATCCTACGCCAAGGAGCGCGTGGTGTTCGAGCGGCCGATCGGCCAGAACCAGGGAATTCAATTCCCGATCGCGCGCGCTTACGCGGAGATGCGTGGGGCCGAGCTCATGGTGCGCGAGGCGGCGGCGCTGTTCGAAGCGGGCAAGGAGTGCGGCGCCGAGGCGAACATGGCGAAGCTCTTGGCGGCGGATGCCTCATGGGCGGCGGCCGAGGCGTGCCTGCAGACCCATGGCGGCTTCGGCTTCGCCGAGGAATACGACATCGAGCGCAAGTTCCGCGAGACCCGCCTCTACCAGGTAGCGCCGATCTCGACCAACCTCATCTTGAGCTATTTGGCCGAGCACGTGCTGGGGCTGCCGCGCTCGTATTGA
- a CDS encoding NAD(P)H-dependent oxidoreductase, whose translation MRVLIVHVHPEERSFNGAMTRAASDALKAAGHEVVVSDLYRMGFDAVSSRRNFSTVLDPSYFRQQAEEAHAAQHDGFAPELAAEQQKLFWCDALIFQFPLWWFGLPAILKGWVDRVFAAGGRIYGGGKWYDRGVFAGKRAMCAVTIGGPRTMYSERGLNGPIADILFPINHGMLYFTGFSVIEPFLVHAPARMSDEERAAELDRYRARVLGLATAPTIAYPRLADYDDRYVLRPEMSEA comes from the coding sequence ATGCGCGTATTAATCGTCCACGTCCATCCCGAGGAACGGAGCTTCAACGGCGCGATGACGCGCGCGGCCTCAGACGCGCTCAAGGCTGCCGGGCACGAGGTGGTCGTCTCCGATCTCTACCGAATGGGGTTCGATGCGGTATCGAGCCGCCGCAACTTCAGCACGGTTCTCGATCCGAGTTATTTCCGGCAGCAAGCCGAGGAGGCGCATGCCGCTCAGCATGACGGCTTCGCGCCCGAACTCGCCGCCGAGCAGCAGAAGCTCTTCTGGTGCGATGCGCTCATCTTCCAATTTCCGCTGTGGTGGTTCGGCTTGCCGGCGATCCTCAAGGGCTGGGTCGATCGTGTCTTCGCCGCGGGCGGGCGGATCTATGGCGGCGGCAAGTGGTACGATCGCGGCGTCTTTGCAGGCAAACGAGCCATGTGCGCAGTGACGATCGGCGGGCCGCGGACGATGTATTCCGAGCGGGGGCTGAACGGCCCAATCGCCGACATTCTGTTTCCGATCAATCACGGCATGTTGTATTTCACCGGCTTTAGCGTGATCGAGCCCTTTCTCGTCCACGCCCCGGCGCGCATGAGCGATGAGGAACGCGCGGCAGAGCTGGACCGCTATCGCGCGCGTGTCCTCGGACTCGCGACGGCGCCGACCATCGCCTATCCGAGGCTCGCCGACTACGACGACCGCTATGTCCTGCGGCCGGAGATGTCCGAGGCCTGA
- a CDS encoding TetR/AcrR family transcriptional regulator, with the protein MHPRISPAAQPPLRPPPPPRERILKAARELVFRYGIRAVSVDEIAEAADSNKMTLYRHFSSKDALVAECLREFGKDVDAAWERNAKAHAGDPRGQLLTWLHHVAEFKLGKSERGCPLANAAIELRDTDHPARRVIEEFKTEQCARLVQLCRDTGLAEPERLADEIFLLLEGARISLQSVGRDGPGARFVGMVESLIADHARRTA; encoded by the coding sequence ATGCACCCAAGAATCTCACCCGCGGCCCAGCCCCCGCTGCGCCCGCCGCCGCCGCCCCGCGAGCGGATTCTCAAGGCCGCCCGCGAGCTGGTCTTTCGCTACGGCATCCGCGCGGTCAGCGTGGACGAGATCGCCGAGGCGGCCGACTCCAACAAGATGACGCTCTATCGGCATTTCAGCTCGAAGGACGCGCTGGTGGCCGAGTGTCTCCGCGAATTCGGCAAGGACGTCGATGCCGCCTGGGAGCGCAATGCCAAGGCCCATGCGGGCGATCCCAGGGGCCAGCTCCTCACCTGGCTGCATCACGTGGCCGAGTTCAAGCTCGGCAAGTCGGAGCGGGGTTGTCCCTTGGCCAATGCCGCGATCGAGCTCCGAGACACCGATCACCCTGCCCGCCGGGTGATCGAGGAATTCAAGACCGAGCAATGCGCGCGTCTGGTGCAGCTCTGCCGCGACACCGGCTTGGCCGAGCCCGAGCGCTTGGCCGACGAGATCTTCCTCCTGCTCGAGGGGGCCCGCATCAGCCTGCAGAGCGTGGGCCGCGACGGCCCCGGCGCCCGCTTCGTCGGCATGGTCGAATCCCTCATCGCCGACCACGCAAGACGCACCGCCTGA
- a CDS encoding efflux RND transporter permease subunit: MVAFFINRPVFASAIAAIMVLTGLIAYQLLPVSQFPDITPPQVVVKAAYPGASAQVVADTVTTPLEQQINGVPGMAYMSSISANDGTSTITVTFNVGYSLEVAAVDVQNRVSQASPQLPAIVNQAGVTVQKANANFVVIINIISPDGSIDPVTLSNYTYLQLADPLKRVPGVGDVQIFGERRYSMRVWLDPDKLATLGVTAVDVQGAIAEQNLQVAAGKIGQSPAPAGTAFEFQVNAMGRLSDPAQFGDIVVRAGRGNDATVRLRDVARIELGALQYGSNAFLNEKPSVLLAIFQLPGSNALDMSNRVRARMEELKQRFPKGIDYSIRYDTTMFVSASMEEVAITLTEALLLVCAVVFIFLQSWRTTIIPSIAIPVSLIATLTVMLALGFSLNMVSLLGIVLAIGLVVDDAIVVVENVERQLEKGLAPLAAAKASMKEVTGPIIATTAVLMAVFVPVAFLPGVTGRLYNQFALTIAISVAISAFNSLTLSPALSAVMLKHREKSRFLPFRLFNRAFERIQNAYARWVGKVISWRWAMLPVFVLGLGVTYGIYQRLPTAFLPVEDQGYFFVIIQLPDGASLERTDAVAEKVRTILKGTPGVADVVAITGFSFLTRSAQSSSAAEFAVLKPWKERGPDQSASRLVAELRPKLLGLPEAIVLSFDPPSIPGLGTTGGFEFQVEDRTGRGVQALNEVTQAVIQEARKQPEINGRSVFSTFSASTPQYIYDLDRTKAKLLGLSLPDVFSTLQIYLGSLYVNDFNLFGRTFRVTMQADKSARADKSDISRLYVRNSSGGMVPLSTLGELKPTVGPDTVPHYNVYGASLINGNAAPGFSSGQAIQAMERVAAQTLPADYGFEWTGITYQELKAGSVAAIVFGLALVFVFLFLAAQYESWSMPFMVLLAVPLALFGAVAALYVRGMQIDVYSQIGFVMLIGLAAKNAILIVEFAKRQREEGHSIVASAMEAARLRLRPILMTAFAFILGVIPLMLASGAGAASRQSIGTTVFGGMLAATLFSLVFVPVFYAVIERLREGRHAGETAFSNEGERALQPGHDD, from the coding sequence ATGGTCGCCTTCTTCATCAATCGGCCGGTGTTCGCTTCGGCGATCGCGGCCATCATGGTTCTGACCGGTCTCATCGCCTATCAGCTGCTGCCGGTCTCCCAGTTCCCCGACATCACCCCGCCCCAGGTGGTGGTCAAGGCTGCGTACCCCGGCGCCAGCGCCCAGGTGGTGGCCGACACCGTCACCACGCCCTTGGAGCAGCAGATCAACGGCGTCCCCGGCATGGCTTACATGTCGTCTATCAGCGCCAATGACGGCACGTCCACCATCACCGTCACCTTCAATGTCGGCTACTCCCTCGAGGTCGCCGCCGTCGACGTGCAGAACCGCGTCTCCCAGGCCTCCCCGCAGCTCCCGGCAATCGTCAATCAGGCGGGCGTCACCGTGCAGAAGGCGAACGCCAACTTCGTGGTGATCATCAACATCATCTCCCCCGACGGCTCGATCGATCCGGTGACGCTCAGCAACTACACCTATCTGCAGCTGGCCGATCCGTTGAAGCGCGTGCCCGGCGTCGGCGACGTGCAGATCTTCGGCGAGCGGCGCTACTCGATGCGGGTGTGGCTCGACCCGGACAAGCTCGCCACCCTCGGCGTCACCGCCGTCGACGTGCAGGGGGCTATTGCCGAGCAGAACCTGCAGGTTGCCGCCGGCAAGATCGGCCAGTCGCCGGCGCCGGCGGGCACCGCCTTCGAGTTCCAGGTGAACGCCATGGGCCGGCTCAGCGACCCGGCGCAATTCGGCGACATCGTGGTGCGCGCCGGCCGCGGCAATGATGCGACCGTGCGGCTGAGAGACGTGGCGCGGATCGAGCTCGGCGCGCTGCAATACGGCTCCAACGCCTTCTTGAACGAAAAGCCGAGCGTGCTGCTGGCGATCTTCCAGCTCCCGGGCTCGAACGCGCTCGACATGTCGAACCGGGTGCGCGCGCGCATGGAGGAGCTAAAGCAGCGCTTCCCCAAGGGCATCGACTATTCGATCCGCTACGACACCACTATGTTCGTCTCCGCCTCGATGGAGGAGGTGGCGATCACCTTGACCGAAGCCCTGCTGCTGGTCTGCGCCGTGGTGTTCATCTTCCTGCAGAGCTGGCGGACGACGATCATTCCCTCGATCGCCATTCCGGTGTCGCTGATCGCCACGCTCACGGTCATGCTGGCCTTGGGCTTCTCGCTCAACATGGTGAGCCTCTTGGGCATCGTGCTGGCGATCGGGCTCGTGGTCGACGACGCCATCGTGGTGGTGGAGAACGTCGAGCGCCAGCTCGAGAAGGGGCTGGCGCCGCTGGCGGCCGCCAAGGCCTCGATGAAGGAGGTCACCGGCCCGATCATCGCCACCACCGCGGTGCTGATGGCGGTGTTCGTGCCCGTCGCCTTCCTGCCCGGGGTCACCGGCCGGCTCTACAACCAGTTCGCCTTGACCATCGCCATCTCGGTGGCGATCTCGGCCTTCAACTCGCTCACCTTGAGCCCGGCCTTGAGCGCGGTCATGCTGAAGCACCGCGAGAAGTCGCGGTTCCTGCCGTTCCGGCTCTTCAACCGCGCCTTCGAGCGCATACAGAACGCCTATGCGCGTTGGGTGGGCAAGGTCATAAGCTGGCGCTGGGCGATGCTGCCGGTCTTCGTGCTCGGCCTCGGCGTGACCTATGGCATCTACCAGCGGCTGCCGACCGCGTTCCTGCCGGTAGAAGACCAGGGCTATTTCTTCGTCATCATCCAGCTTCCCGACGGCGCCTCGCTGGAGCGCACCGATGCGGTCGCCGAGAAGGTCCGCACCATCCTCAAGGGCACGCCGGGCGTCGCCGACGTGGTCGCGATCACCGGCTTCAGCTTCTTGACCCGCTCGGCGCAATCCAGCAGCGCGGCCGAGTTTGCCGTCCTCAAGCCCTGGAAGGAGCGCGGGCCCGATCAGAGCGCCTCGCGCTTGGTTGCCGAGCTGCGCCCGAAGCTCTTGGGCCTGCCGGAGGCGATCGTGCTCAGCTTCGACCCGCCCTCGATCCCGGGCCTCGGCACCACCGGCGGCTTCGAGTTCCAGGTCGAGGATCGGACCGGCCGCGGCGTCCAGGCCTTGAACGAGGTGACCCAAGCGGTCATCCAGGAAGCCCGCAAGCAGCCGGAGATCAACGGCCGCTCGGTGTTCAGCACCTTTTCGGCCTCCACCCCGCAATACATCTACGACCTCGACCGCACCAAGGCGAAGCTGCTCGGCTTGAGCCTGCCCGACGTGTTCAGCACCTTGCAGATCTATCTGGGCTCGCTCTACGTCAACGACTTCAACCTGTTTGGCCGCACCTTCCGGGTGACCATGCAGGCGGACAAGAGCGCCAGGGCGGACAAGAGCGACATCTCGCGGCTCTATGTCAGGAACTCTAGCGGCGGCATGGTGCCGCTCAGCACCCTGGGCGAGCTCAAGCCGACGGTCGGTCCTGACACGGTGCCGCATTACAACGTCTATGGCGCCTCGCTCATCAACGGCAATGCCGCGCCCGGCTTCAGCTCGGGCCAGGCGATCCAGGCGATGGAACGCGTCGCCGCCCAGACCTTGCCGGCGGATTACGGCTTCGAGTGGACCGGCATCACCTATCAGGAGCTGAAGGCCGGATCGGTCGCGGCCATCGTCTTCGGCCTGGCGCTGGTCTTCGTCTTCCTCTTCCTGGCGGCGCAATACGAGAGCTGGTCGATGCCGTTCATGGTGCTGCTCGCGGTGCCGCTGGCGCTCTTCGGCGCGGTGGCGGCACTGTACGTCCGCGGCATGCAGATCGACGTCTATTCCCAAATCGGCTTCGTGATGCTGATCGGGCTTGCGGCCAAGAACGCGATCCTCATCGTCGAGTTCGCCAAGCGCCAGCGCGAGGAGGGCCACAGCATCGTCGCCTCCGCCATGGAAGCGGCACGGCTGCGGCTGCGCCCGATCCTGATGACGGCG